In Streptomyces sp. NBC_00569, a single genomic region encodes these proteins:
- the sufD gene encoding Fe-S cluster assembly protein SufD yields the protein MAEAQNIPAAGSTTAGSIAVAAESTVATRMSAPPSYDVADFPVPHGREEEWRFTPLERLRGLHDGTAVAQGGLRVEVTAPAGVTQETVGRDDARVGKAGKPVDRVAAQAFSSFEKASVVSVPKETVLTEPIRIAVHGEGGTAFAHQVIELGAFAEAVVVIDHTGDAVLAANVDYILGDGAKLTVVSVQDWDEKAVHVAQHNALVGRDASFKSVVVTFGGDLVRLHPRVNYAGTGGEAELLGLYFTDQGQHQEHRLLVDHEAAHCKSNVVYKGALQGQDAHAVWIGDVLIEATAEGTDTYEMNRNLVLTDGARVDSVPNLEIETGEIVGAGHASATGRFDDEQLFYLRSRGIPADEARRLVVRGFFAELVQQIGLPDVQERLLAKIEAELEASV from the coding sequence ATGGCTGAGGCTCAGAACATCCCGGCGGCGGGGTCCACGACCGCCGGCTCGATCGCGGTGGCCGCAGAGTCGACCGTCGCCACGCGCATGAGCGCGCCCCCGTCCTACGACGTCGCGGACTTCCCCGTCCCGCACGGCCGTGAGGAGGAGTGGCGGTTCACGCCGCTCGAGCGGCTGCGCGGTCTGCACGACGGGACGGCGGTCGCCCAGGGCGGCCTGCGCGTCGAGGTGACCGCCCCCGCGGGCGTCACCCAGGAGACCGTCGGGCGCGACGACGCCCGCGTCGGCAAGGCCGGCAAGCCGGTGGACCGGGTCGCCGCCCAGGCGTTCTCGTCCTTCGAGAAGGCCTCGGTCGTGTCCGTCCCCAAGGAGACGGTGCTCACCGAGCCCATCCGCATCGCCGTGCACGGCGAGGGCGGTACGGCCTTCGCGCACCAGGTCATCGAGCTCGGCGCGTTCGCCGAGGCCGTCGTGGTCATCGATCACACCGGTGACGCGGTGCTCGCCGCCAACGTCGACTACATCCTGGGCGACGGCGCCAAGCTGACCGTCGTCTCCGTCCAGGACTGGGACGAGAAGGCCGTCCACGTCGCGCAGCACAACGCGCTCGTCGGCCGCGACGCCTCCTTCAAGTCCGTCGTCGTCACCTTCGGCGGTGACCTCGTCCGCCTGCACCCGCGCGTCAACTACGCGGGCACCGGCGGCGAGGCCGAGCTCCTCGGCCTGTACTTCACCGACCAGGGCCAGCACCAGGAGCACCGCCTCCTCGTCGACCACGAGGCCGCGCACTGCAAGTCGAACGTCGTCTACAAGGGCGCGCTCCAGGGCCAGGACGCCCACGCGGTCTGGATCGGCGACGTCCTCATCGAGGCCACCGCCGAGGGCACCGACACGTACGAGATGAACCGCAACCTGGTTCTGACCGACGGCGCCCGTGTGGACTCGGTCCCGAATCTGGAGATCGAGACCGGCGAGATCGTCGGCGCGGGCCACGCCTCGGCGACCGGCCGCTTCGACGACGAGCAGCTCTTCTACCTGCGCTCGCGCGGTATCCCGGCCGACGAGGCCCGTCGCCTCGTGGTCCGTGGCTTCTTCGCCGAGCTCGTCCAGCAGATCGGTCTGCCGGACGTGCAGGAGCGCCTGCTCGCCAAGATCGAGGCCGAGCTGGAGGCTTCCGTCTGA
- the sufB gene encoding Fe-S cluster assembly protein SufB: MTLPIEETAHPELEGLGKYEYGWADSDAAGASAKRGINEDVVRDISAKKSEPEWMTKLRLKGLRLFDKKPMPNWGSDLSGIDFDNIKYFVRSTEKQAQSWEDLPEDIKNTYDKLGIPEAEKQRLVAGVAAQYESEVVYHQIREDLEEQGVIFLDTDTALKEHPELFKEYFGTVIPVGDNKFASLNTAVWSGGSFIYVPKGVHVEIPLQAYFRINTENMGQFERTLIIVDEDAYVHYVEGCTAPIYQSDSLHSAVVEIIVKKGARCRYTTIQNWSNNVYNLVTKRAVAYEGATMEWIDGNIGSKVTMKYPAVYLMGEHAKGETLSIAFAGEGQHQDAGSKMVHMAPNTSSNIVSKSVARGGGRTSYRGLVEIGEGAAGSKSNVLCDALLVDTISRSDTYPYVDVREDDVSMGHEATVSKVSDDQLFYLMSRGMTEFEAMAMIVRGFVEPIAKELPMEYALELNRLIELQMEGAVG, from the coding sequence ATGACGCTCCCCATCGAGGAGACTGCCCACCCCGAGCTCGAGGGTCTGGGCAAGTACGAATACGGCTGGGCCGACTCCGACGCCGCCGGTGCCTCTGCCAAGCGGGGCATCAACGAGGACGTCGTCCGCGACATCTCGGCCAAGAAGTCCGAGCCGGAGTGGATGACCAAGCTCCGCCTCAAGGGCCTGCGCCTCTTCGACAAGAAGCCCATGCCGAACTGGGGCTCGGACCTGTCGGGCATCGACTTCGACAACATCAAGTACTTCGTGCGGTCCACGGAGAAGCAGGCCCAGTCCTGGGAGGACCTGCCCGAGGACATCAAGAACACGTACGACAAGCTCGGCATCCCCGAGGCGGAGAAGCAGCGCCTCGTCGCCGGTGTCGCGGCCCAGTACGAGTCCGAGGTCGTCTACCACCAGATCCGCGAGGACCTGGAGGAGCAGGGCGTCATCTTCCTGGACACCGACACGGCCCTGAAGGAGCACCCGGAGCTCTTCAAGGAGTACTTCGGCACGGTCATCCCGGTCGGCGACAACAAGTTCGCGTCGCTGAACACGGCCGTGTGGTCCGGCGGATCCTTCATCTACGTCCCCAAGGGCGTGCACGTCGAGATCCCGCTCCAGGCCTACTTCCGTATCAACACGGAGAACATGGGCCAGTTCGAGCGGACGCTGATCATCGTCGACGAGGACGCCTACGTCCATTACGTCGAGGGCTGCACGGCGCCGATCTACCAGTCGGACTCCCTGCACTCCGCGGTGGTCGAGATCATCGTGAAGAAGGGCGCCCGCTGCCGTTACACGACCATCCAGAACTGGTCGAACAACGTCTACAACCTGGTCACCAAGCGCGCCGTGGCGTACGAGGGCGCGACCATGGAGTGGATCGACGGCAACATCGGCTCCAAGGTCACCATGAAGTACCCGGCCGTCTACCTGATGGGCGAGCACGCCAAGGGCGAGACCTTGTCCATCGCCTTCGCGGGCGAGGGGCAGCACCAGGACGCCGGGTCCAAGATGGTCCACATGGCGCCCAACACCTCCTCCAACATCGTGTCGAAGTCGGTGGCCCGTGGCGGCGGCCGTACCTCGTACCGCGGTCTGGTCGAGATCGGTGAGGGTGCCGCCGGCTCCAAGTCGAACGTGCTGTGCGACGCGCTGCTCGTCGACACGATCTCCCGCTCCGACACGTACCCGTACGTCGACGTCCGCGAGGACGACGTGTCCATGGGTCACGAGGCGACGGTCTCCAAGGTCTCCGACGACCAGCTCTTCTACCTGATGAGCCGCGGTATGACGGAGTTCGAGGCGATGGCGATGATCGTGCGCGGCTTCGTCGAGCCGATCGCGAAGGAGCTGCCGATGGAGTACGCCCTCGAGCTCAACCGGCTGATCGAGCTGCAGATGGAAGGCGCCGTCGGCTAA
- a CDS encoding helix-turn-helix transcriptional regulator has protein sequence MKYVGEAREAPQGAPQEEIATGERSTRNRVARSILDHGPSTVADLAGRLGLTQAAVRRHLDALAADDVVEAREQKIYGARTRGRPAKVFALTDCGRDAFDQSYDKLAADALRWIAQREGGEEAVIAFARARIAEQAGAYRTAVESAAPEERTEALAKALSADGYAATARSAPVGEQLCQHHCPVAHVAEQFPQLCEAETEIFSQLLGTHVQRLATIAHGDGVCTTFIPKIAPKTTAPKNDTNASASTAGRNPA, from the coding sequence GTGAAATACGTTGGCGAGGCTCGGGAGGCTCCCCAGGGAGCCCCGCAGGAGGAGATCGCGACCGGTGAGCGCTCGACGCGCAACCGGGTCGCCCGCTCCATCCTGGACCACGGCCCGTCCACCGTCGCCGATCTGGCCGGCCGCCTCGGTCTCACCCAGGCCGCCGTCCGCCGGCACCTGGACGCGCTGGCCGCCGACGACGTCGTCGAAGCACGCGAACAGAAGATCTACGGAGCCCGTACGCGCGGCCGTCCCGCCAAGGTGTTCGCCCTGACGGACTGCGGCCGGGACGCCTTCGACCAGTCCTACGACAAGCTCGCCGCCGACGCCCTGCGCTGGATCGCGCAGCGCGAGGGCGGGGAGGAAGCCGTCATCGCCTTCGCCCGCGCCAGGATCGCCGAGCAGGCCGGGGCGTACCGGACGGCCGTCGAGTCCGCCGCCCCCGAGGAGCGCACGGAAGCCCTCGCCAAGGCCCTGAGTGCCGACGGGTACGCTGCTACGGCGCGAAGCGCACCGGTCGGCGAGCAGCTGTGTCAGCACCACTGCCCGGTCGCACACGTCGCCGAGCAGTTCCCGCAGCTGTGCGAGGCGGAGACCGAGATCTTCTCTCAGCTGCTCGGCACACATGTGCAGCGGCTGGCCACCATCGCCCACGGCGACGGGGTGTGCACGACCTTCATTCCGAAGATCGCACCCAAGACCACCGCCCCAAAAAACGACACAAACGCATCTGCAAGCACCGCCGGGAGGAACCCCGCATGA
- the sufC gene encoding Fe-S cluster assembly ATPase SufC encodes MATLEIKDLHVTVEADNSTKEILKGVDLTVKQGETHAIMGPNGSGKSTLAYSIAGHPKYTITQGTVTLDGEDVLEMSVDERARAGMFLAMQYPVEVPGVSVSNFLRTSATAIRGEAPKLRTWVKEVKTAMEQLQMDPAFAERNVNEGFSGGEKKRHEILQMELLKPKIAILDETDSGLDVDALRQVSEGVNRVRETGEVGTLLITHYTRILRYIKPDFVHVFSQGRIVESGGPELADKLEAEGYEAYTKGGASA; translated from the coding sequence ATGGCAACGCTTGAAATCAAGGACCTGCACGTCACCGTCGAGGCCGACAACTCCACCAAGGAGATCCTCAAGGGCGTCGACCTGACCGTGAAGCAGGGCGAGACGCACGCCATCATGGGCCCGAACGGCTCCGGCAAGTCGACCCTCGCCTACTCCATCGCGGGTCACCCCAAGTACACGATCACCCAGGGCACCGTCACCCTCGACGGCGAGGACGTCCTCGAGATGTCCGTCGACGAGCGCGCCCGCGCCGGCATGTTCCTCGCCATGCAGTACCCGGTCGAGGTCCCCGGCGTCTCGGTCTCCAACTTCCTGCGCACCTCGGCCACCGCGATCCGCGGCGAGGCCCCCAAGCTGCGCACGTGGGTCAAGGAGGTCAAGACCGCGATGGAGCAGCTCCAGATGGACCCTGCCTTCGCCGAGCGCAACGTGAACGAGGGCTTCTCCGGCGGTGAGAAGAAGCGCCACGAGATCCTCCAGATGGAGCTCCTCAAGCCGAAGATCGCGATCCTCGACGAGACCGACTCCGGCCTCGACGTCGACGCGCTGCGCCAGGTCTCCGAGGGCGTCAACCGCGTCCGCGAGACCGGCGAGGTCGGCACCCTGCTGATCACGCACTACACGCGCATCCTGCGCTACATCAAGCCGGACTTCGTCCATGTCTTCTCGCAGGGCAGGATCGTCGAGTCCGGCGGCCCCGAGCTCGCCGACAAGCTCGAGGCCGAGGGCTACGAGGCATACACGAAGGGCGGCGCATCCGCGTGA
- a CDS encoding ABC transporter ATP-binding protein: MRSEPVVHITSLVKRYGDKTAVDGLDLTAAPGITAVLGPNGAGKTTTVETCEGYRRPDAGTVRVLGLDPVRQAAELRPRIGVMLQSGGVYSGARADEMLRHVAKLHAHPLDVDTLIERLGLGSCGRTTYRRLSGGQQQRLALAMAVVGRPELVFLDEPTAGLDPQARRATWDLVRDLRADGVSVILTTHHMDEAEALSDDVAIIDAGRVIAQGSPEQLCRGGAENTLRFSGRPGLDVASLLKALPMESAAAELTPGSYRVSGEVDPQLLATVTSWCAQHGVMPEKIAVERHTLEDVFLEMTGRELRG, from the coding sequence ATGCGAAGTGAGCCCGTCGTCCACATCACCTCCTTGGTGAAGCGGTACGGAGACAAAACCGCGGTCGACGGTCTCGACCTCACGGCCGCCCCCGGCATCACGGCCGTCCTCGGCCCGAACGGCGCCGGCAAGACCACCACCGTCGAGACCTGCGAGGGCTACCGCAGGCCGGACGCCGGGACCGTGCGCGTGCTCGGTCTCGACCCGGTCCGGCAGGCCGCCGAGCTCCGCCCGCGGATCGGCGTCATGCTCCAGTCCGGAGGCGTCTACTCCGGTGCCCGCGCGGACGAGATGCTGCGCCATGTGGCGAAGCTCCACGCGCACCCCCTGGACGTGGACACCCTCATCGAGCGCCTCGGCCTCGGCAGCTGCGGCCGCACCACCTACCGCAGGCTCTCCGGCGGTCAGCAGCAGCGCCTCGCGCTCGCCATGGCCGTCGTCGGACGCCCCGAGCTCGTCTTCCTGGACGAGCCGACCGCCGGCCTCGACCCGCAGGCACGCCGCGCGACCTGGGACCTCGTACGGGATCTGCGGGCCGACGGTGTCTCCGTCATCCTCACCACGCACCACATGGACGAGGCGGAGGCACTCTCCGACGACGTCGCGATCATCGACGCGGGCCGCGTCATAGCGCAGGGCTCCCCCGAGCAGCTGTGCCGCGGCGGCGCCGAGAACACCCTGCGCTTCTCCGGGCGCCCCGGCCTCGACGTCGCCTCGCTCCTCAAGGCCCTCCCGATGGAGTCCGCGGCCGCCGAGCTCACCCCGGGCTCGTACCGCGTGAGCGGCGAGGTCGACCCGCAGCTGCTCGCGACGGTGACGTCGTGGTGCGCGCAGCACGGTGTGATGCCGGAGAAGATCGCGGTCGAACGCCACACCCTCGAAGACGTATTTCTTGAGATGACCGGCAGGGAGCTGCGCGGATGA
- a CDS encoding non-heme iron oxygenase ferredoxin subunit: MAFDRARFTRACGLSELEEDTPKRVELDGTPVSVVYTEGEVFAINDICSHANVSLSEGEVEDCQIECWLHGSAFDLRTGKPSGLPATRPVPVYPVKIEGDDVLVSLSQES, translated from the coding sequence ATGGCCTTCGACCGTGCCCGGTTCACTCGGGCCTGCGGACTGAGCGAGCTGGAGGAGGACACCCCGAAGCGGGTGGAACTCGACGGCACGCCGGTCTCGGTCGTCTACACCGAGGGCGAGGTGTTCGCGATCAACGACATCTGCTCGCACGCGAACGTGTCGCTCTCCGAGGGCGAGGTGGAGGACTGCCAGATCGAGTGCTGGCTGCACGGCTCCGCGTTCGACCTCCGCACCGGCAAGCCGTCCGGCCTTCCCGCGACGCGCCCCGTCCCCGTTTACCCCGTAAAGATCGAAGGGGACGACGTGCTCGTCTCCCTCTCCCAGGAGTCCTGA
- a CDS encoding ABC transporter permease, which yields MSVAGTYTPRPGAAPLSRMIGAQAVLETKMLLRNGEQLLLTVIIPTLLLVLFSAVDIVDTGDGKAVDFLAPGILALAVMSTAFTGQAIATGFERRYGVLKLLASSPLPRWALMTAKTLSVLVTEVLQVILVTVIAFALGWSPHGNPLAVLLLLVLGTAAFSGLGLLMAGTLKAEATLAAANLVFLLLLVGGGVIVPLDKFPDAARSVLDLLPISALSDGLRDVLQHGAAMPWGDLGILAVWAVLGLGAAARFFRWE from the coding sequence ATGAGTGTCGCCGGTACGTACACGCCGAGGCCGGGGGCCGCGCCGCTGTCCCGCATGATCGGCGCGCAGGCCGTCCTCGAGACGAAGATGCTGCTGCGCAACGGTGAGCAGCTGCTGCTCACCGTGATCATCCCCACCCTGCTGCTCGTCCTGTTCAGCGCGGTCGACATCGTCGACACGGGCGACGGGAAGGCCGTGGACTTCCTGGCCCCGGGCATCCTCGCGCTCGCCGTGATGTCGACCGCGTTCACCGGCCAGGCCATCGCCACGGGCTTCGAGCGCCGTTACGGCGTGCTCAAGCTGCTCGCGTCCTCGCCGCTGCCGCGCTGGGCCCTGATGACGGCGAAGACGCTGTCCGTGCTGGTCACCGAGGTGCTCCAGGTGATCCTCGTGACGGTGATCGCCTTCGCGCTCGGCTGGTCCCCGCACGGCAACCCGCTCGCGGTACTGCTTCTGCTCGTCCTCGGCACGGCCGCGTTCTCCGGGCTCGGCCTGCTGATGGCGGGCACGCTCAAGGCGGAGGCGACGCTGGCCGCCGCGAACCTGGTCTTCCTGCTCCTGCTCGTCGGCGGCGGCGTCATCGTGCCGCTGGACAAGTTCCCGGACGCGGCCCGGTCCGTCCTCGATCTGCTGCCGATCTCGGCGCTCTCCGACGGACTGCGGGACGTCCTCCAGCACGGCGCGGCGATGCCGTGGGGCGACCTCGGGATCCTCGCGGTCTGGGCCGTCCTCGGCCTGGGCGCCGCAGCGCGGTTCTTCCGCTGGGAGTAG
- a CDS encoding COX15/CtaA family protein, with the protein MGSVPNVTPADAAQAVRNPLAFIAERWTPAQRTVRRAALSAVVMTVVIVATGGAVRLTGSGLGCPTWPKCTDQSLTATSEMGFHGAIEFGNRMLTYVLCAAVGWAIIAARSQKPWRRGLTRLGWTQFWLVMGNAVLGGIVVLVGLNPYTVAAHFLLSTALIAVATVMWQRTREGDAEPRPLVGKAVRQLVWILTAATVALIMVGTVVTGSGPHAGDSSDVARMPLDWETISKAHAVLAWIVVTLTFALWFVLKAVDAPKGPLHRTRDLFLVLLAQGVIGYVQYFTDLPEILVGLHMLGSALVWIAVLRVLLSLRERPLGTAEVPAQADPALSSV; encoded by the coding sequence ATGGGCTCCGTGCCAAACGTGACCCCGGCCGACGCCGCCCAAGCCGTGCGCAACCCGCTCGCCTTCATCGCCGAACGCTGGACCCCCGCTCAGCGGACAGTCCGGCGCGCCGCGCTCTCCGCCGTCGTCATGACGGTGGTCATCGTGGCCACCGGCGGCGCGGTGCGCCTGACCGGCTCTGGCCTCGGCTGCCCGACGTGGCCCAAGTGCACCGACCAGTCCCTCACCGCGACGAGCGAGATGGGCTTCCACGGAGCCATCGAGTTCGGCAACCGCATGCTGACGTACGTCCTGTGCGCCGCGGTCGGCTGGGCGATCATCGCCGCCCGTTCGCAGAAGCCGTGGCGGCGCGGCCTGACCCGGCTCGGCTGGACCCAGTTCTGGCTCGTCATGGGCAATGCCGTCCTCGGCGGCATCGTCGTCCTCGTCGGCCTCAACCCGTACACGGTCGCGGCCCACTTCCTGCTGTCCACCGCGCTGATCGCGGTCGCCACGGTGATGTGGCAGCGCACCCGTGAGGGTGACGCCGAGCCTCGTCCGCTCGTCGGCAAGGCGGTACGGCAGCTCGTCTGGATCCTGACGGCGGCCACGGTGGCACTGATCATGGTCGGCACGGTGGTGACGGGCTCGGGCCCGCACGCGGGCGACTCCAGCGACGTGGCGCGCATGCCGCTCGACTGGGAGACCATCAGCAAGGCACACGCGGTCCTGGCATGGATCGTGGTGACGCTGACATTCGCCCTGTGGTTCGTCCTCAAGGCGGTCGACGCCCCCAAGGGCCCCCTGCACCGCACCCGCGACCTGTTCCTCGTGCTGCTCGCGCAGGGCGTCATCGGCTACGTCCAGTACTTCACCGACCTGCCCGAGATCCTCGTCGGCCTGCACATGCTGGGCTCGGCCCTGGTGTGGATCGCGGTCCTGCGGGTCCTGCTGTCGCTGCGGGAGCGCCCGCTGGGCACGGCGGAGGTCCCGGCCCAGGCGGACCCGGCCCTCTCCAGCGTCTGA